A part of Blastopirellula marina genomic DNA contains:
- a CDS encoding MotA/TolQ/ExbB proton channel family protein, protein MDISGLTSIFATSMYGALALIALWGAYCIVVIWMRVAQKRFRNELQQDAFLEAVEEPLARGDFEEASELCESDPRALPQLAYLAIENREIGYSQVKQLIVERFQRDVLADLDHRISWVNTVIKGAPMVGLLGTVTGMMGAFAKLASAAQVEASQMANDISLALITTALGLVIAIPLTFCLNSINIRIRKMEDLVAVGLTRFLGALREAIANETVHELEEVEAHSMAGSE, encoded by the coding sequence ATGGACATTTCCGGACTCACTAGTATCTTCGCGACGTCAATGTACGGCGCGTTGGCCTTGATCGCCTTGTGGGGCGCGTACTGCATCGTTGTGATTTGGATGCGGGTCGCACAGAAACGATTCCGAAACGAGTTGCAGCAAGACGCCTTCCTGGAAGCAGTCGAAGAGCCTTTGGCCCGCGGCGATTTCGAGGAAGCCAGCGAGCTTTGCGAAAGCGATCCACGTGCCCTGCCCCAACTGGCTTACCTGGCCATCGAGAACCGCGAAATCGGCTACTCGCAGGTCAAGCAGTTGATCGTCGAACGCTTTCAACGCGACGTATTGGCCGATCTCGATCACCGCATCAGTTGGGTCAACACCGTGATCAAAGGCGCCCCGATGGTCGGTCTGCTTGGTACCGTTACCGGTATGATGGGGGCGTTTGCCAAGCTGGCTTCGGCGGCCCAGGTGGAAGCCAGCCAGATGGCTAACGACATTAGTTTGGCTCTCATCACAACGGCACTCGGCCTGGTGATTGCGATTCCGCTGACGTTCTGCCTGAACAGCATCAACATCCGCATTCGCAAAATGGAAGATCTTGTCGCTGTCGGGCTGACACGCTTCCTAGGCGCTCTTCGTGAAGCGATCGCGAATGAGACGGTACACGAACTGGAAGAAGTCGAAGCTCATTCGATGGCTGGCTCCGAGTAG
- a CDS encoding HU family DNA-binding protein, with amino-acid sequence MAKKAAAATVKKPLTKTQLLTNISEATGIAKKDVSAVLDSLSSEIGKALGRSGAGAIAIPGIVKIEKKKVPAKPARKGVPNPFKPGELMDVPAKPASTKVKVRPLKNLKEMV; translated from the coding sequence ATGGCAAAGAAAGCTGCAGCTGCAACCGTCAAGAAACCCCTTACCAAGACCCAACTGCTGACGAACATCTCGGAAGCCACGGGCATTGCGAAGAAGGATGTCAGCGCGGTCCTAGACTCGCTGTCCTCAGAAATTGGCAAGGCCTTGGGACGTAGCGGCGCCGGTGCGATCGCCATTCCTGGCATCGTGAAGATTGAAAAGAAGAAGGTTCCCGCCAAGCCTGCTCGCAAAGGCGTGCCTAACCCGTTCAAGCCGGGTGAGCTGATGGACGTTCCGGCCAAGCCGGCCTCGACCAAGGTCAAGGTTCGTCCTCTAAAGAACCTGAAGGAAATGGTCTAA
- a CDS encoding ExbD/TolR family protein: MSDHMVELDEGEVMPARKRPDSGELDITPMIDITFLLLIFFIVTSNLDQQSAATMPTAENGTSVSTSDSAVLTMTPGGSEGRALVYLGDGVSADMLTNDNDLNRQEEEIADYIEGLFSGKADGGVPKVHLLVKADGKVASGEVNRIMLAALRTGAVEEVKHVYIGTEYQKK, encoded by the coding sequence ATGTCCGACCACATGGTGGAACTTGACGAAGGGGAAGTGATGCCGGCCCGCAAACGGCCGGACAGTGGTGAACTCGACATCACACCGATGATCGATATTACGTTCCTGCTGCTGATCTTCTTCATCGTCACCTCGAACCTCGATCAGCAAAGTGCGGCCACCATGCCGACCGCTGAGAATGGCACGAGCGTTTCGACTTCCGATTCGGCCGTATTGACGATGACGCCAGGCGGAAGCGAAGGCCGTGCATTGGTTTATCTTGGCGATGGTGTCAGTGCTGACATGCTGACCAACGACAACGACTTGAATCGCCAGGAAGAAGAAATCGCCGATTACATCGAAGGCCTCTTTTCTGGCAAGGCGGACGGAGGCGTACCGAAGGTCCACTTGCTGGTCAAAGCTGACGGCAAAGTTGCTTCCGGCGAAGTGAATCGAATCATGCTGGCCGCACTGCGAACCGGTGCCGTGGAAGAGGTGAAGCACGTCTACATCGGGACGGAGTATCAGAAGAAATGA
- a CDS encoding PQQ-binding-like beta-propeller repeat protein, translated as MNISDLLDLIEAHDYMADNQISAIRRQLASGSLDMTIEELVQFLLDKQRLTKYQAKKLLSEVKSGVKADSIGASSGRQTSGKWAGDDAAEDFGGGDLGGLDDFPTSGDAMGGDDPLGLGGSGFGTEEEEGDPLGGEEEETGKGKKKKKKKSGHTKKETRKNQWDSPLLLFGGGGLVLLVLVGGLLYFWLMFDSGDEMFQAAEQSYRSGSYVQAATEYEKFIERFPDHPNAPLAEVRYGMSSVWHAVEGGANWESALTTTQKVLPEIDTLPAFDEARPELASLLPEIAGGLAENAQLSSDLDKKKHLAELASASMELVNDPNYLPTSLREAQQSRIDSIEMNLIRVRRDIERDQARNETLAAIEKATAEGKFQEVYQLRRSLLNGYPGLRTDEALNKAVSTAATSLVDQVTPISDFPAPATDDPAMDSTFAQLTFVQHEPALPADPNSDVAVFRLDGTAYAVELNTGRLLWRRYVGVANDAQAITWTSNDGQSLAGLIDSTRNQFLAINKRTGKLVWRQDFGSELFRPQVLDGVIYLAELDGKVWKLSGDSGEVEAAVTLPQKVAAPVGMLSEVAGVYVVAEHSNVFALSTKDLKCVEVVPVGHEVGTITVAPTGTLRHLFLFENAGLEFSFVHLYSVGAGGGQAKLTQDTIRQPGRVVVNPSISDSRVVVTNDRGEVLIYEVNMATKDDPVRLVAATKSDSADPIIGYTGVDRGTLWVCGNRMTRYVMQLSRGSVVRKMVDHDGDTFVAPPMIVGDQIIHARRNSDALGFVVQSQRIAANKLTNIWETTIGTPTAGPAFKLEGAKSPLVVTSRGAVFDLPNVEPGSSQIVDKTQAKLDVTTQHYQFMGAAAVDPKNQVFYPPNDETRSLVVDTTNGKVTARLIAWEIPSTPRDCPPLLWNKHVLVPTKMGQILVVDPITGAADVQPYQPELAFGEQVEWAPPVAVGGGEPSVILSDRLNSLYRLGILDTPEPHLASLEQVKLGESMSGSMAVAGLMLVGVSSQGDHDVLRLFQLPEMAEQPSIEIKSDVIYPPKEAKGRVYCATAGEGLLAIQDDFTLAWSRPLEGRQVVSGPLPIGDKLAVSFAQGEVWLLNANSGEVVQTFDVGEPLVDGLSWSNDQLWAHGYDGTLHRIPVEDAK; from the coding sequence ATGAACATTTCGGACCTCCTCGACCTGATCGAAGCCCACGACTACATGGCGGATAACCAGATCTCCGCCATCCGTCGCCAGCTTGCGTCCGGCAGCTTGGACATGACGATCGAGGAACTCGTGCAGTTTCTGCTGGATAAGCAGCGTTTGACCAAGTACCAAGCGAAGAAGCTGCTTTCTGAGGTCAAGTCAGGCGTTAAGGCCGACTCGATCGGTGCGAGTTCCGGACGTCAAACCTCAGGCAAGTGGGCCGGCGATGATGCTGCCGAAGATTTCGGCGGCGGCGATCTCGGCGGCCTGGACGACTTCCCCACATCTGGCGACGCCATGGGCGGAGACGATCCTCTCGGCCTCGGTGGAAGCGGCTTTGGTACCGAAGAGGAAGAAGGCGACCCACTCGGCGGCGAAGAAGAAGAGACCGGCAAAGGCAAGAAGAAGAAAAAGAAGAAGTCAGGCCACACCAAAAAGGAAACCCGGAAGAATCAGTGGGATTCGCCTCTGCTGCTTTTCGGGGGTGGAGGGTTGGTTCTGCTGGTGTTGGTGGGTGGCTTGCTCTACTTCTGGCTGATGTTCGACAGCGGCGACGAAATGTTCCAAGCGGCCGAGCAAAGCTACCGCAGTGGTTCCTATGTTCAAGCAGCGACCGAATACGAGAAGTTCATCGAGCGATTCCCCGATCATCCGAACGCTCCCCTGGCGGAAGTTCGTTACGGGATGTCCAGCGTATGGCATGCCGTGGAAGGTGGTGCGAACTGGGAATCGGCTTTGACGACCACGCAGAAAGTGCTGCCCGAAATCGATACGCTGCCGGCGTTCGACGAAGCTCGCCCCGAGCTGGCAAGCCTGTTACCAGAGATCGCAGGCGGGCTCGCTGAGAATGCTCAGCTTTCGAGTGACTTAGACAAGAAAAAACACCTCGCGGAATTGGCGAGTGCCTCGATGGAACTGGTCAACGATCCTAACTACCTGCCAACTTCGCTTCGCGAGGCACAGCAATCACGGATCGATTCGATTGAGATGAATTTGATTCGTGTCCGTCGCGATATCGAACGGGATCAAGCTCGCAATGAAACGCTGGCCGCCATCGAAAAAGCGACCGCGGAAGGCAAGTTTCAGGAGGTTTATCAACTACGACGGTCGCTGCTCAATGGCTACCCAGGGCTGCGAACGGACGAGGCGCTTAACAAGGCGGTCTCAACGGCTGCCACGTCTTTGGTCGACCAGGTTACGCCGATCTCGGACTTCCCTGCCCCGGCCACGGACGATCCTGCCATGGACAGTACGTTCGCCCAATTGACCTTCGTCCAGCACGAACCAGCGCTTCCTGCCGATCCAAATTCGGACGTCGCCGTGTTTCGCTTGGATGGAACCGCCTACGCGGTGGAACTCAACACTGGACGTTTGCTGTGGCGACGGTACGTCGGCGTGGCGAACGACGCTCAAGCGATCACTTGGACCTCAAATGATGGTCAATCGCTTGCCGGCCTCATTGATTCGACCCGCAACCAGTTCCTGGCCATCAACAAGCGAACCGGCAAGTTGGTTTGGCGACAAGATTTCGGTAGCGAACTCTTCCGACCGCAGGTGCTCGATGGCGTGATTTACCTAGCCGAGCTTGATGGAAAAGTCTGGAAGCTATCGGGTGATTCGGGCGAAGTTGAAGCGGCGGTCACCTTGCCACAAAAAGTCGCGGCCCCGGTTGGGATGCTTTCGGAAGTTGCGGGCGTCTATGTTGTGGCTGAGCACTCCAATGTGTTCGCGCTTTCGACCAAGGATTTGAAGTGTGTCGAGGTTGTTCCCGTGGGGCACGAAGTCGGGACAATTACGGTTGCTCCGACCGGGACGCTGCGTCACCTATTCCTGTTCGAGAATGCTGGCCTCGAATTCAGCTTCGTCCATCTTTACAGCGTCGGTGCTGGGGGTGGTCAAGCGAAGCTTACCCAAGACACGATTCGTCAACCTGGACGCGTGGTGGTCAATCCTTCGATTTCCGATTCGCGTGTTGTCGTGACCAACGATCGAGGGGAAGTGTTGATCTATGAAGTCAACATGGCAACCAAGGACGATCCAGTTCGTCTGGTCGCGGCTACGAAGTCCGACAGTGCCGATCCAATCATCGGTTACACGGGTGTCGATCGCGGAACACTATGGGTCTGTGGCAACCGGATGACACGCTATGTGATGCAGCTTTCGCGGGGCTCCGTCGTGCGGAAGATGGTCGATCATGATGGCGATACGTTCGTCGCTCCGCCGATGATCGTGGGCGATCAGATTATCCATGCTCGTCGTAATTCGGATGCCCTCGGGTTCGTGGTCCAGTCTCAACGAATCGCGGCCAACAAGCTGACCAACATCTGGGAGACAACCATTGGCACGCCAACTGCCGGTCCGGCCTTTAAGTTGGAAGGCGCTAAGTCGCCGCTGGTGGTGACCTCGCGTGGTGCCGTATTCGATCTGCCAAACGTGGAGCCTGGTTCCTCCCAAATCGTCGATAAGACCCAAGCCAAACTCGACGTGACAACGCAGCATTACCAATTCATGGGAGCCGCTGCCGTTGACCCGAAGAACCAAGTGTTCTATCCACCCAACGACGAAACCCGTTCGTTGGTCGTCGACACGACCAACGGGAAAGTGACGGCCCGTTTGATCGCCTGGGAGATTCCTTCAACACCTCGCGATTGTCCACCACTCTTGTGGAACAAGCATGTCTTAGTACCCACGAAAATGGGCCAGATCTTGGTGGTCGATCCGATCACCGGTGCGGCGGATGTGCAGCCTTATCAGCCTGAATTGGCCTTCGGGGAACAAGTCGAATGGGCACCGCCAGTCGCAGTTGGTGGCGGCGAGCCCTCGGTGATTCTGTCCGATCGACTGAACAGCTTGTATCGTTTGGGGATCCTCGATACGCCAGAGCCCCATCTGGCATCGCTGGAGCAGGTTAAGCTGGGCGAAAGCATGAGCGGTTCGATGGCCGTCGCCGGCTTGATGCTGGTTGGCGTTAGCAGTCAGGGTGATCACGACGTGTTGCGATTGTTCCAGCTGCCTGAAATGGCTGAGCAACCATCGATCGAGATCAAGAGCGACGTAATCTACCCACCAAAAGAGGCCAAGGGTCGCGTCTACTGTGCGACCGCAGGCGAAGGGCTGTTGGCCATTCAAGATGACTTCACTTTGGCGTGGTCTCGCCCATTGGAAGGACGTCAGGTCGTGAGCGGCCCGCTGCCGATCGGTGACAAGTTGGCCGTCTCTTTTGCTCAAGGCGAAGTCTGGCTTCTGAATGCTAATTCCGGCGAAGTGGTGCAAACGTTCGATGTGGGCGAACCACTGGTCGATGGCCTATCCTGGAGCAACGATCAACTGTGGGCTCACGGTTACGATGGCACTTTGCACCGCATTCCGGTGGAGGACGCGAAATAG
- a CDS encoding biopolymer transporter ExbD, translated as MKPSHDHFRFRCPACGESLTARFDMVGGTTYCSECDTRLEVPKPVRFDDSDEEKLEELTELDVIEKRSAAPAAPHESVTAQEAPVGFTKKREGEDGELDLTPMVDVTFLLLIFFMVTASFQIQKSMQIPAPKDNSPSSVTQQEEPEDDPDNILVRIDSYNTYYVGCAAWDQEREAPSEQELYRQVRAARDSNPSKPPRTLLVIAHEECLHEKVVTALDAGMDAGVDSIRLQSTEEDM; from the coding sequence ATGAAGCCTAGCCACGATCATTTCCGATTCCGCTGTCCTGCATGTGGGGAGTCGCTGACGGCCCGTTTCGACATGGTCGGCGGGACGACATACTGCTCCGAATGTGACACGCGACTGGAAGTCCCTAAGCCGGTTCGCTTTGACGATTCGGATGAAGAAAAACTGGAAGAATTGACCGAGCTGGACGTCATCGAAAAGCGTTCAGCCGCACCAGCAGCTCCGCACGAAAGCGTCACGGCCCAAGAAGCCCCGGTCGGTTTCACAAAGAAACGCGAAGGGGAAGATGGCGAGCTCGACCTGACTCCGATGGTCGACGTGACATTCCTGCTGCTGATCTTCTTCATGGTGACGGCATCGTTTCAGATTCAGAAATCGATGCAGATCCCCGCCCCGAAGGATAATTCGCCTAGCAGTGTGACGCAGCAGGAAGAACCGGAAGACGATCCGGACAATATCCTGGTGCGGATCGACTCGTACAACACCTATTACGTTGGTTGTGCCGCATGGGACCAGGAACGAGAAGCACCGAGCGAACAGGAACTGTATCGCCAGGTTCGTGCGGCTCGCGATTCCAATCCCTCGAAACCGCCACGCACGTTGTTAGTTATCGCCCATGAAGAATGTCTGCACGAGAAGGTCGTCACGGCCTTGGACGCAGGCATGGATGCCGGGGTCGACTCGATTCGCTTGCAGTCGACGGAAGAAGACATGTGA